Proteins encoded in a region of the Deinococcus malanensis genome:
- a CDS encoding NADPH-dependent FMN reductase produces MKFTVLSTSLDTESRSAWLCDLAAAQLGNLGHQVTHLDLRATPLPPFDNASCYTHPQAQLYHDAIREADGVFVGVPVYNWGVGSGVKALVELTGSTDLERGLHGAWFDQPVTFLVSGGLDHGWLSHSAFAAGLMFDFKCVINPHFVYATSAHWDAPAQPGDWLRERLSRTVERGVDLSARLSGRPYQSTWEL; encoded by the coding sequence ATGAAGTTCACGGTGCTTTCGACCAGCTTAGACACCGAGAGCCGCAGTGCGTGGCTCTGTGATCTGGCCGCCGCGCAGCTTGGCAACCTGGGACATCAGGTCACCCACCTTGACCTGAGGGCTACGCCTCTGCCGCCGTTTGACAATGCCAGCTGCTACACACATCCACAGGCTCAGCTGTACCACGACGCGATTCGTGAGGCGGACGGCGTCTTTGTGGGCGTGCCGGTCTACAACTGGGGCGTCGGCTCGGGAGTCAAGGCGTTGGTGGAACTGACTGGAAGCACCGATCTGGAGCGCGGCCTTCATGGGGCCTGGTTTGATCAGCCGGTCACTTTTCTGGTCTCAGGCGGTCTCGATCATGGATGGCTCAGCCACTCGGCTTTTGCCGCAGGGCTGATGTTTGACTTCAAGTGCGTGATCAACCCGCATTTTGTCTACGCCACGTCCGCCCACTGGGACGCTCCTGCCCAGCCTGGTGACTGGCTCAGGGAACGGCTGTCGCGCACGGTGGAACGCGGCGTTGACCTGTCGGCACGGCTGTCCGGTCGCCCCTACCAGAGCACCTGGGAACTGTGA
- a CDS encoding cold-shock protein has product MAQGRVKWFNVEKGYGFIEHPGNPDVFVHYSAIQSGGFRKLNEGDEVEFEVESGQGNKGPQAKNVVVTNAAPAPMGGNGGNGGGMGGNRGGSRW; this is encoded by the coding sequence ATGGCTCAAGGTCGAGTAAAGTGGTTTAACGTTGAGAAGGGCTACGGCTTTATCGAACATCCTGGTAACCCCGACGTGTTCGTGCACTACAGCGCCATCCAGAGCGGCGGTTTCCGCAAGCTGAACGAAGGCGACGAAGTCGAGTTTGAAGTCGAGTCCGGCCAAGGCAACAAGGGCCCTCAGGCCAAGAACGTTGTCGTGACCAACGCTGCGCCCGCTCCCATGGGCGGCAACGGTGGAAATGGCGGCGGCATGGGCGGCAACCGCGGCGGAAGCCGCTGGTAA
- a CDS encoding gamma carbonic anhydrase family protein encodes MPRYALEGHVPEIHATAFIAPSADVIGQVTVAEGASVWFGVVLRGDLEAIQIGPGCNVQDGAVLHTDAGWPCVLSEHVTVGHRAIVHGATCGPGSLVGMGAVMLSGSSLGAGAMLGAGAVLPEGVHVPDGMLAVGVPARVVRPAPSSGNAARYVRNAARFRAHLRRLPEPEPAGQDDNPGADQRTNRPTGMQLELVSSEQQ; translated from the coding sequence ATGCCGCGCTACGCCCTGGAAGGGCACGTCCCGGAAATTCACGCGACGGCGTTTATCGCCCCCAGTGCCGATGTTATAGGCCAGGTCACTGTGGCTGAAGGAGCCAGTGTGTGGTTTGGCGTGGTGTTACGGGGCGACCTGGAGGCGATCCAGATCGGTCCAGGATGCAATGTGCAGGACGGCGCCGTGCTGCATACGGACGCGGGCTGGCCCTGTGTGCTGTCCGAGCACGTGACCGTGGGGCACCGGGCGATCGTGCACGGCGCGACCTGTGGTCCTGGGAGCCTGGTGGGCATGGGCGCCGTGATGCTCAGCGGCTCGAGTCTGGGTGCCGGAGCCATGCTGGGCGCCGGTGCGGTGCTGCCCGAAGGGGTGCATGTACCGGACGGCATGCTGGCTGTCGGTGTGCCGGCACGTGTGGTGCGGCCTGCCCCATCCAGCGGAAATGCGGCACGCTACGTCCGGAACGCGGCCCGGTTCAGAGCTCATTTGCGGCGTTTGCCTGAGCCGGAACCAGCCGGACAGGATGACAACCCGGGTGCAGATCAGAGAACGAACAGGCCGACCGGGATGCAGTTAGAACTGGTCAGCTCGGAGCAGCAGTGA
- a CDS encoding leucine-rich repeat domain-containing protein produces the protein MASPGSDQTSCFPLHQHSSSAQGDELLAALSSQPGFVTDHIQLDGLHLSSLPDTLARCHAAQVFSAYDNRLRELPMWLWTFRRLRTLNVSANQLECVPDGVADLAGLHMLDLGHNVLSHLPDTLGNLLSLEFLYLSNNRLTQLPSTLQDLKHLRYLNLTDNAFCQLSEWIGSLSGLTELRVYNNLLKQLPDSLGELRHLRELHAMNNSLVCLPDTLGDCVRLEKLMLQGNALAELPESLGTLGRLTELNLRFNRLTHLPASTRHLISLRSLDLRANCLTAVPDEVALLPRLEKLDLRWNRLKASPASLNILRERGCLVYI, from the coding sequence ATGGCCAGCCCGGGTTCAGATCAGACGTCCTGCTTCCCCCTTCATCAGCACAGCTCATCGGCCCAGGGCGACGAGCTGCTGGCTGCACTGAGTTCGCAGCCGGGCTTCGTCACGGATCATATCCAGCTCGACGGCTTGCACCTCTCCAGCCTGCCGGACACCCTGGCCCGGTGCCATGCGGCACAGGTTTTCAGCGCATACGACAACAGGTTGCGCGAACTCCCCATGTGGCTCTGGACCTTCAGGCGCCTGCGAACGCTCAATGTCTCGGCCAACCAGCTCGAATGTGTTCCTGATGGAGTGGCGGACCTGGCCGGCCTGCACATGCTTGACCTCGGGCACAATGTCTTGTCGCATTTGCCAGATACACTCGGGAACCTTCTGTCACTGGAATTTCTGTACCTCAGCAACAACCGGCTGACGCAGTTGCCGTCCACTCTGCAGGACCTGAAGCATCTGCGGTATCTGAACCTCACCGACAATGCCTTCTGCCAGCTTTCAGAATGGATCGGCAGCCTGAGTGGGCTCACTGAACTGCGTGTGTACAACAATCTGTTGAAGCAGTTGCCAGACAGCTTGGGAGAGTTGCGTCACCTGCGTGAGCTGCATGCCATGAATAACAGCCTCGTGTGTCTGCCCGATACCCTGGGAGACTGTGTCCGGCTCGAAAAACTGATGCTGCAAGGCAATGCGCTGGCCGAGCTCCCGGAGTCGCTGGGAACACTCGGCCGCCTTACCGAGCTCAACCTCCGCTTCAACAGGTTGACGCACCTGCCGGCTTCTACCAGGCACCTGATCTCGCTGCGCTCTCTGGACCTTCGGGCCAACTGTCTGACGGCCGTACCAGATGAAGTGGCCCTGCTTCCCAGGCTGGAAAAGCTTGACCTCCGCTGGAACCGCCTGAAGGCATCTCCAGCGTCCCTCAACATCCTGCGTGAGCGAGGCTGCCTCGTATACATATAA
- the recG gene encoding ATP-dependent DNA helicase RecG, translated as MATVAELRERLRRPLAAELAAGCQNRVVAGGVEKLLASALGNPFPQVREILGGYAGLELPKREAALRSALQLLETSSQPARRSARPAARIAPPTAAPGERLPPDAEVSCLDTGPGGARKLASLGLHTLRDVLHAYPHRHEDRRALPDLAEVEEGQKVTVEGRVVAKSRRSPRPGMLVIDVTLETPSGGRVKATWFNQPWVERQLREGARLVLTGRVKRFGRSVQLGVEHLETVDGAQDSLSTGRIVGVYDSKEGISQEFLRRAAFRALQAVPLDDYLPAHWRQKYGLTDLGDALWGIHFPEDEAQLSRAHARLRFDEYLFLELRMLLQGEDAVLQGKRFEARGDDIERFEGALPFRMTNAQRRVLLEITDDMRSERQMARLVQGDVGSGKTAVAACALYLAVRDGYQGALMAPTEILARQHYSNLVGYLGQLDVRVGLLIGAMGARQKLEMQTRIAQGEVDVVVGTQALIQENVQFDNLGLAVIDEEHRFGVQQRRKLLAGRPDVLVMSATPIPRSLALTAYGDLELSIIDEMPPGRTPIETKLIQDTHRTQAYGFVMRQIREGRQAFVVTALIEENENLELLAATQLADDLKTILPEARIDLLHGRMSAAEKDHVMERFRAREFDLLVSTTVIEVGVDVPNATVMVIENAERFGLAQLHQLRGRVGRGSAQSYCVLIAGEHSKKTRQRLGIIEGSTDGFVIAEADLKLRGPGEIRGTRQSGIPDLRLADLANDTAIIEQARELAKHILAHDPRLEHPRLQYLRAELQSRSHSVAFREVI; from the coding sequence ATGGCGACGGTGGCAGAACTACGCGAGCGACTCCGGCGGCCCCTCGCGGCGGAACTGGCCGCAGGATGTCAGAACAGGGTGGTGGCGGGCGGCGTCGAGAAGCTGCTTGCCTCGGCTCTGGGCAATCCATTTCCGCAGGTCCGCGAAATCCTGGGCGGGTATGCGGGCCTGGAGCTGCCCAAGCGGGAAGCCGCCCTGCGCTCGGCCCTGCAACTGCTTGAGACTAGTTCTCAGCCGGCCAGAAGGTCTGCCCGCCCGGCTGCACGGATCGCCCCGCCCACCGCAGCTCCCGGCGAACGACTGCCGCCAGACGCTGAGGTCTCGTGCCTGGACACCGGGCCCGGAGGCGCGCGCAAGCTGGCTTCGCTGGGCCTGCATACCCTGCGCGACGTGCTTCACGCCTATCCCCACCGGCACGAGGACCGGCGTGCCCTGCCAGACCTGGCCGAGGTCGAAGAGGGCCAGAAGGTAACGGTGGAGGGCAGGGTGGTGGCCAAGTCGAGGCGGAGCCCGAGGCCCGGCATGCTGGTTATCGATGTGACGCTGGAGACCCCCTCAGGCGGGCGCGTCAAGGCAACCTGGTTCAACCAGCCCTGGGTGGAGAGACAGCTGCGTGAGGGGGCGCGGCTGGTGCTGACCGGACGGGTGAAACGTTTTGGCCGTAGCGTGCAGCTGGGCGTCGAACATCTTGAGACGGTCGACGGCGCCCAGGACTCGCTGAGCACCGGGCGCATCGTGGGTGTGTACGACAGTAAGGAGGGGATTTCACAGGAATTCCTGCGCCGCGCAGCCTTCCGGGCCCTGCAGGCGGTACCGCTCGACGATTACCTTCCCGCACACTGGCGGCAGAAGTACGGCCTGACCGACCTTGGCGACGCGCTGTGGGGCATTCACTTTCCGGAAGACGAGGCCCAGCTGTCGCGTGCTCATGCCCGGCTGCGCTTCGACGAGTACCTGTTTCTGGAGTTGCGGATGCTGCTGCAGGGCGAGGACGCGGTGTTGCAGGGCAAGCGCTTCGAGGCTCGCGGAGACGACATCGAGCGCTTCGAGGGGGCTCTGCCCTTCCGGATGACCAATGCACAGCGCCGGGTGCTGCTTGAGATCACCGACGACATGCGTTCCGAGCGGCAGATGGCCCGGCTGGTTCAGGGAGATGTGGGCAGCGGCAAGACCGCCGTGGCTGCCTGTGCCCTGTATCTGGCGGTGCGGGACGGCTACCAGGGCGCCCTGATGGCCCCCACCGAAATCCTGGCCCGTCAGCACTACAGCAACCTGGTCGGTTACCTGGGGCAACTGGACGTGCGGGTGGGCCTGCTGATCGGCGCGATGGGCGCCCGGCAGAAGCTGGAAATGCAGACCAGGATCGCCCAGGGCGAGGTAGATGTCGTCGTTGGAACCCAGGCCCTGATTCAGGAAAATGTCCAGTTCGACAATCTGGGCCTGGCTGTCATCGACGAGGAACACCGCTTTGGGGTGCAGCAGCGGCGCAAGCTGCTGGCTGGACGGCCGGACGTGCTGGTCATGTCGGCTACGCCCATTCCGCGCAGTCTGGCGCTGACCGCCTACGGCGACCTGGAGCTGTCCATCATCGACGAGATGCCACCTGGGCGCACCCCCATTGAAACCAAGCTGATTCAGGACACCCACCGCACCCAGGCCTATGGCTTCGTCATGCGGCAGATCCGGGAAGGGCGGCAGGCCTTCGTGGTGACGGCCCTGATCGAAGAAAACGAGAACCTGGAATTGCTGGCCGCCACACAGCTGGCCGATGACCTGAAGACCATCCTGCCCGAAGCGCGCATCGACCTGCTGCATGGCCGGATGAGCGCCGCCGAGAAGGATCACGTCATGGAACGTTTCCGGGCGCGCGAATTTGACCTGCTGGTCTCGACCACCGTCATTGAGGTCGGGGTGGATGTCCCCAATGCCACGGTCATGGTGATTGAGAATGCCGAACGCTTCGGCCTGGCCCAGCTTCATCAGCTCCGTGGGCGCGTCGGCCGTGGCAGCGCGCAGAGCTACTGTGTCCTGATCGCGGGCGAACACAGCAAGAAAACCCGCCAGCGGCTGGGCATTATCGAGGGCAGCACCGACGGCTTTGTCATCGCTGAGGCAGACCTCAAACTGCGCGGCCCGGGCGAGATCCGCGGCACCCGACAGAGTGGAATTCCAGACCTGCGCCTCGCTGACCTGGCCAACGATACGGCGATCATCGAGCAGGCGCGTGAACTGGCCAAGCACATCCTGGCGCACGATCCCCGTCTGGAGCACCCACGCCTCCAGTACCTGCGTGCCGAGTTGCAAAGCCGCAGCCACAGCGTGGCGTTCCGTGAAGTGATCTGA
- a CDS encoding DUF808 domain-containing protein, with translation MSGGLVALLDDVAAIAKVAASSIDDIGAAAAKAGSKAVGVVVDDTAVTPRYVTGFSPQRELPIIWRIARGSLKNKLLFILPAALLLSQFLPWAITPILMLGGAYLCYEGAEKLYEAVAGHHDEQSDQPAILSSEAHEEQMIAGAIRTDFILSAEIMAISLATVADQVFLLRTFILIVVAFGITLLVYGVVGLIVKMDDLGLRLANGASGAGQALGRGLVKGMPIFLSALSIIGTIAMLWVGGHIILDGLEKFGIGELAHALHDDAVAAGHAIPAAHGLVEWLVETLGSGAAGLLIGAPIVALMHVLSKKHKH, from the coding sequence ATGAGCGGCGGGCTTGTCGCGCTGCTCGACGACGTCGCCGCCATTGCCAAGGTCGCCGCCTCTTCGATAGACGATATCGGGGCTGCTGCGGCCAAGGCGGGCTCCAAGGCCGTCGGGGTGGTGGTGGATGACACGGCCGTCACACCGCGGTACGTGACTGGATTTTCACCACAGCGCGAACTGCCTATTATCTGGCGAATCGCCAGGGGTTCGCTGAAAAACAAACTCCTCTTTATTCTGCCGGCCGCCCTGCTGCTCAGCCAGTTTCTGCCCTGGGCCATTACCCCGATTCTGATGCTTGGAGGCGCCTATCTGTGCTACGAGGGCGCCGAAAAGCTGTATGAGGCCGTCGCCGGACACCACGACGAGCAGAGCGATCAACCCGCCATCCTGAGCAGCGAGGCCCACGAGGAACAGATGATCGCGGGTGCCATCCGCACCGACTTCATCCTGTCGGCCGAGATCATGGCGATCTCGCTGGCGACGGTGGCGGACCAGGTCTTTTTGTTGCGAACTTTTATCCTGATCGTCGTGGCCTTTGGCATCACCCTGCTGGTATACGGCGTGGTCGGCCTGATCGTGAAGATGGACGACCTCGGTCTGCGTCTGGCCAATGGTGCCTCCGGGGCTGGTCAGGCGCTGGGCCGGGGGCTGGTCAAGGGCATGCCCATCTTTCTGAGCGCGCTCTCTATCATTGGCACCATTGCCATGCTCTGGGTGGGCGGCCACATTATTCTGGACGGCCTGGAAAAGTTTGGCATTGGCGAACTGGCCCATGCGCTTCACGACGACGCGGTGGCCGCAGGTCACGCCATCCCGGCGGCTCATGGTCTGGTGGAGTGGCTCGTCGAAACCCTGGGCTCCGGCGCTGCTGGCCTGCTGATCGGTGCCCCAATTGTTGCGCTGATGCACGTGCTGTCGAAAAAACACAAGCACTGA